TTACCTAAAtcgggcactacttttgaccagggggcTCTTGTTTTATCATTGTTTATGTCCCAAATGACTCCCTATTACCTAAAtcgggcactacttttgaccagggggcTCTTGTTCTTCTTTGCCTGCACTTGGACATCTTGTTGATAATACCTACTGTAGACTGATAATACCTACTGTAGATTGATAATACCTACTGTAGACTGATAATACCTACTGTAGACTGATAATACCTACTGTAGATTGATAATACCTACTGTAGACTGATAATACCTACTGTAGACTGATAATACCTACTGTAGATTGATAATACCTACTGTAGACTGATAATACCTACTGTAGACTGATAATACCTACTGTAGACCGAGTTGTGTAATACCTACTGTAGACTGATAATACCTACTGTAGATTGATAATACCTACTGTAGACTGATAATACCTACTGTAGACTGATAATACCTACTGTAGATTGATAATACCTACTGTAGATTGATAATACCTACTGTAGACTGATAATACCTACTGTAGACTGATAATACCTACTGTAGACTGATAATACCTACTGTAGATTGATAATACCTACTGTAGACTGATAATACCTACTGTAGATTGATAATACCTACTGTAGACTGATAATACCTACTGTAGACTGATAATACCTACTGTAGACTGATAATACCTACTGTAGATTGATAATACCTAATGTAGACTGATAATACCTACTGTAGACTGATAATACCTACTGTAGACTGATAATACCTACTGTAGACTGATAATACCTACTGTAGATTGATAATACCTACTGTAGACTGATAATACCTACTGTAGACTGATAATACCTACTGTAGACTGATAATACCTACTGTAGATTGATAATACCTACTGTAGACTGATAATACCTACTGTAGACTGATAATACCTACTGTAGATTGATAATACCTACTGTAGACTGATAATACCTACTGTAGACTGATAATACCTACTGTAGACTGATAATACCTACTGTAGACTGATAATACCTACTGTAGACTGATAATACCTACTGTAGACTGATAATACCTACTGTAGATTGATAATACCTACTGTAGACTGATAATACCTACTGTAGACTGATAATACCTACTGTAGACTGATAATACCTACTGTAGACTGATAATACCTACTGTAGACTGAGTTGTGTAATACCTACTGTAGACTGATAATACCTACTGTAGACTGATAATACCTACTGTAGACTGATAATACCTACTGTAGACTGATAATACCTACTGTAGACTGATAATACCTACTGTAGACTGATAATACCTACTGTAGACTGATAATACCTACTGTAGATTGATAATACCTACTGTAGACTGATAATACCTACTGTAGATTGATAATACCTACTGTAGACTGATAATACCTACTGTAGACTGATAATACCTACTGTAGACTGATAATACCTACTGTAGACTGATAATACCTACTGTAGACTGATAATACCTACTGTAGACTGATAATACCTACTGTAGATTGATAATACCTACTGTAGACTGATAATACCTACTGTAGACTGATAATACCTACTGTAGACTGAGTTGTGTAATACCTACTGTAGACTGATAATACCTACTGTAGACTGATACTGTAGACTGATAATACCTACTGTAGACTGATAATACCTACTGTAGACTGAGTTGTGTCTGCTAAGAATGACATTCGTCTATCTGAGGAACGAAGTCTCACATGATTATGGGAAACTGTCAAGTGAACATGTGCTTACAATATGTGAACCTCACGAACTAAACACATAACTGTTTTTCAAATACAGAACTTGCTGACTTTACTGACACTACCAAACAACAGAATGGACAAAACATGAATAAATACTAACACAGATATATAAAATACAAATGAATAACACAATTATGCCTGTTATACCCGTCCCTTGAAACGTTGAAATGTTCTGTGTTCGCCATGTACCAGACTCGTTGCCTGATTGGTCCAGAACGGCAGTAGTCTGGTTCTTGGCATTGTGGGAAATAAACAGAGGAGTGAGTATCTGGTGTATCAGTAGCATGTATCGTCGATCAGCACCTACTATTCTGGATGAAGCGGGATATAACACGTAGTTGGCTGTCAGGCTGACGTCGGTGCTCCGGTTATCACTTTGCCCCGGGAAGAGAAAATAAGGAGGGTTTTTTTCGGGCGAATCGCGCGTCGGAATGAATTTGCAGGACTTTGACCACACAGCAGCTCGTAAAGTAGAAACCCGCTGCAacgttttaccaaataggaccgAAGACTTGCAAAAGTCTTACACGGATTCATCTTTCAACCGTTTTGTATCTATACGAATAGTAAAcacgtttttttgttgttgttgttgttgtaataacGTGACTTTGTTGTCAGTTTGCTGCTGCCGTTTCCTAATTTATGGCGTTTGACTCTTAGGCGATGTGAACGGTATTTATAAATCATTGAACTGCATGTCTCCCTGTTTGGTGAACACAAGATAAGATGTCCCACTGGACGAGGATTTGTACCATGGCAACTCGGATTGGAATAATCTCTCTTTTTCAAGTCTATGAAAACAATTGTCCTCTGTACTGATAAAGTGATGGGTCCGCAGCACAGAAGACATCGATAACCTCTGTGTCAGCACGTCCTTTACCCTCCTGATCTTTCTCAGTTGTCATTCTATTTTATGTTCAAGTTTTTATCGTTTCTACAATGGAAACGGTCGTATTGAAGTTGCAACGCTCGTCGTTAATCTGAGCACCACCATCAGAGCGACTCGTTTATCTTCCCGAGACTCCGTTGTAAGGACAGTCATGTGGGGCCCTGCGCCACCATCCCTGCAGGTCGCCGTAAAAGTCCTGAAACACGCCGCTGTCAAAGGACAGATCCAGCTGAACCGCTGGCTCCAGAGACCCTCCCCGGGCGAGTGCGATAAAATTGACCTCTTGATATGCAACACCTTTGACGAGAGAGGAGGCGCCGTCGGCAAGTCTGATGGTGACCCGGAGAGCATCGTTGACACTGGCGTGTCATTCACCGGTGGCGCCACCAACGGGGAGTTCAGACACCCGTGTTGTATTACCACGTGTTGCTTCAAGAGCAGCCTCCTGGCATGCATTCTGACAGCTGTGTGCTTCTCCTCTGTGGCTCTAGTCCGACAGTACCTCAAGGACCTTCTTCTCTGGGTGGAGAGCTTGGACAGCCTGGTTGGAGCCATGCTGTTCATAGTTGGTCTGATCACTGTGTCCTTCCCATTCGGCTGGGGGTACATCGTACTGAACGTGGCCGCGGGATACCTCTACGGCTTCGTGCTGGGTATGGGACTGGTGATGGTGGGCGTGCTCATAGGTACCTTCGTGGCTCACCTGGTGTGTAAGAGACTGTTGACGGACTGGGTGGTCAACAAGGTGGGGAACTCTGAACAGCTCAGTGCTGTAATCCGGGTGGTGGAGGGGGGGAGTGGACTCAAAGTGGTGGCCTTAGCGAGACTCACGCCCATTCCCTTTGGACTCCAGAATGCAGTGTTTTCAGTGAGTATGGTTGAAATTCTTATTTATTGCAAGTGAAGTTGCTGatggtgtctgtggtctgtggAGTTGCTGatggtgtctgtggtctgtggAGTTGCTGatggtgtctgtggtctgtggtgtTGCTGATGGTGTCTGTGGTCTATGGAGTTGCTGATGGTGTCCGTGGTCTATGGAGTTGCTGATGGTGTCCGTGGTCTATGGAGTTGCTGATGGTGTCCGTGGTCTATGGAGTTGCTGATGGTGTCCGTGGTCTATGGAGTTGCTGATGGTGTCCGTGGTCTGTGAAGTTGCTGATGGTGGCTGTGGTCTGTGGAGTTTCTGATGGTGTCCGTGGTCTGTGGAGTTTCTGATGGTGTCCGTGGTCTGTGGAGTTTCTGATGGTGTCCGTGGTCTGTGGAGTTTCTGatggtgtctgtggtctgtgaAGTTGCTGATGGTGTCTGTGAAGTTGCTGATGGTGTCCGTGGTCTGTGGAGTTGCTGATGGTGTCTGTGGAGTTGCTGATGGTGTCCGTGGTCTGTGGAGTTTCTGATGGTGTCCGTGGTCTGTGGAGTTTCTGatggtgtctgtggtctgtgaAGTTGCTGATGGTGTCTGTGAAGTTGCTGATGGTGTCCGTGGTCTGTGGAGTTGCTGATGGTGTCTGTGGAGTTGCTGATGGTGTCCGTGGTCTGTGGAGTTTCTGatggtgtctgtggtctgtggAGTTGCTGatggtgtctgtggtctgtgaAGTTGCTGATGGTGTCTGTGAAGTTGCTGATGGTGTCCGTGGTCTGTGAAGTTGCTGatggtgtctgtggtctgtgaAGTTGCTGATGGTGTCTGTGGTCTGCAGATCAAGTGAGAAACGGGACCAAGATGTATGGATCCCTAAACGGGACCAAGATGTATGGATCCCTGAACGGGACCAAGATGTATGGATCCCTAGTTGCTGGGACCAAGATGTATGGATCCCTATGGTGTCTGGGACCAAGATGTATGGATCCCTGTGGTCGGGACCAAGATGCTGATGGATCCCTAACGGGACCAAGATGTATGGATCCCTAACGGGACCAAGATGTATGGATCCCTAAACGGGACCAAGATGTATGGATCCCTAACGGGACCAAGATGTGGATCCCTAACGGGACCAAGATGTATGGATCCCTAACAGGACCAAGATGTATGGATCCCTAACGGGACCAAGATGTATGGATCCCTAACGGGACCAAGATGTATGGATCCCTAAACGGGACCAAGATGTATGGATCCCTAAACGGGACCAAGATGTGTGGATCCCTAACGGGACCAAGATGTGTGGATCCCTAACGGGACCAAGATGTATGGATCCCTAACGGGACCAAGATGTATGGATCCCTAAACGGGACCAAGATGTATGGATCCCTGAACGGGACCAAGATGTATGGATCCCTAAACGGGACCAAGATGTATGGATCCCTAAACGGGACCAAGATGTATGGATCCCTAAACGGGACCAAGATGTATGGATCCCTAACAGGACCAAGATGTATGGATCCCTAAACGGGACCAAGATGTATGGATCCCTAACGGGACCAAGATGTATGGATCCCTAAACGGGACCAAGATGTGTGGATCCCTAACGGGACCAAGATGTGTGGATCCCTAACGGGACCAAGATGTATGGATCCCTAACGGGACCAAGATGTATGGATCCCTAAACGGGACCAAGATGTGTGGATCCCTAACGGGACCAAGATGTATGGATCCCTGAACAGGACCAAGATGTATGGATCCCTAACGGGACCAAGATGTGTGGATCCCTAAACGGGACCAAGATGTGTGGATCCCTAAACGGGACCAAGATGTATGGATCCCTAACGGGACCAAGATGTATGG
This window of the Oncorhynchus keta strain PuntledgeMale-10-30-2019 chromosome 20, Oket_V2, whole genome shotgun sequence genome carries:
- the tmem64 gene encoding transmembrane protein 64 isoform X4, which translates into the protein MWGPAPPSLQVAVKVLKHAAVKGQIQLNRWLQRPSPGECDKIDLLICNTFDERGGAVGKSDGDPESIVDTGVSFTGGATNGEFRHPCCITTCCFKSSLLACILTAVCFSSVALVRQYLKDLLLWVESLDSLVGAMLFIVGLITVSFPFGWGYIVLNVAAGYLYGFVLGMGLVMVGVLIGTFVAHLVCKRLLTDWVVNKVGNSEQLSAVIRVVEGGSGLKVVALARLTPIPFGLQNAVFSITDVSLPNYLVASSVGLLPTQLLNSYLGTTLRTMEDVIAEQSISGYLVFSLQIIISIGLMFYVVHRAQVELNAAIAACQMELKTSHMNGTSTNHSGFTYCSKRASAGGGIINVV